A window of candidate division WOR-3 bacterium genomic DNA:
GGGCACTGATACATACCTGCAGGTGCTCGACTTGGCTGGGCAGGGCTCCGACACATGGCCGACCTTAGGACTGCAGTCAGCGATGTCGCAACCAGCAAGGGGCCGGGAGAACGCTGTGTGCGGGAGATGGTCGTCGTTTGCGATGCAGTATGACATGTCGCTCAGCGCCACGCACCAGATGAGGATCACCACAGGCAGGGACCTGGCGAGAGCCGCGACGGTTGACATGACCATGATACGATCTCATTCTACTCGCGGGACGAGTAGAGTCAACCTCCCCCTCTGTCGCTCCCCCTCTGTCGCTCACCAATGATCTCCGTGAGAGCAGTGCAAGGAACTCGAGTTTCGTCACCGGTGCGCCGAACCACGGAGGAAGGCGCAGAAGTTCGTCCGCAGTACTACCGGTCGGGCGAGGTCTTCCCGTCCTGGCCCAGGATCAAGAAGTCCACCCGGCGATTGATCCCGCGGCCGTCGGCCGTGGCGTTATCAGCGACCGGACGGGATTCGCCGTAGCCTTTTGCCGTCAAGCGACTCGGGTCCATTCCCAACTCATGGACGAGGTAGTCGACCACTGACTTGGCGCGCCTTCCGGAAAGCCCGAGGTTGTACTCGTCCGACCCCTTGCTGTCGGTGTGGCCCTGTATCTCGACCCGGATGGTGGGATTCTGAATGAGAATCTTCGCGGCATCCTCGAGGGCAGGGCGCGATTCGGACTTGATGGCTGCCTGGTCGAAGTCGAAGTAGACGCCCTGCAGGGTGATGACCATCAGTTCACTCACGAGCTGGAAGTCCCGCGCCAGGGGCTTGTCCCGTTCGACCAGCACCGTCCCGAGCTGCTCCAGATAGTCGGGCGACTCGACGATCAGCGTGTAGAGGCCGGGCAGCAACTGCGCCTCGTAGATGCCGGTTGCCGCGTCCGTTGTGACCACGGCCGAATCGGCTTCCGGCACCCTGACCGTCGCGGCCAGCGACTTGCCGGTTTTCCGGTCGGTTACCCTGCCCGTGACCTTGACGACAGCGACTGCCCGTGGGAGCGCGATAGCCGCGACGGACGGCCTGCGACTCTCTACCATGAGCGGTATCGTTCGACTCTCGTAGCCCGGGGCACTGGCCTCGACGGTCACGGCGCCTGCCGGTACCTTCGTCGCCCTGAATCCGCCCGTGCTTGTGTCCGTCGCCATCCGGCCGAGTTTCGGATAGTCGGGAAACGTGATGGTTGCGGCCATGGGCGCACCACTTGCGGCGTCCGCAACGGTGCCGACAATCTGCCCGTATTCGTCGGCATGCCCGCCAAGCGGTGTCCCGAAGCCGCCACCGACGACGATTTCGTTCGGGCGTCTGTTTCCATTCAGCCTGTTGTCGAGGCTCAATGTGTATCCCACCTTGAGGAACGCCGAGGTGGCCGTACCCAGGGTGATGCCCGGCGTCACCTGGACGTGACCGTTCTTCGTGTCCAGCACACCTTGCGACTTTCCGTCGGGTTGCCGGGAGAGAGCCTCCACGAAGAGACAGAACTGGTCACCATGGAACTCGACGGCCGCGGCGTACTGCGTCTCGCTGCCAGCCCTGCCGCAGTTGACCATCACGTTCGGCACGGCCTTTGCGAGATCCTGGAAGTGCAGAGTAAGCAGGCCGTTCCATGCCAGACCGGTTGCCGGTGGCAGGGCCGAGGGATCGAGCACCTCCCAGCCGGTTCCGGCCGCGCGCGAAATGAAGGTGTAGGACGCGCTGGCACCCAGCTTCAGCACGGGAATGACCGGAACCGAGAGTTTCCCACCTGCCTTCAGATCGTGTAGCCTCCACACCAGCTCATCTGAGGTTGCGGACATGGGCTTCTGGAGTATCCCGCCCCAGGAACCGAACAATTCGAGACCGAAGCGCTTCCCGGCGACGGGCGCGTAGCTAATTTCGGGGACGAGCAGGTCTGCTATCCAGCCGCGCCTGCCGTTCGTGCCCAGACCGACATTGCGGGTCAGCGAGTGGAGCGAGACGATCAGTCCTGCTTCCGGTTCGACCAACGCGCTCTGCGTACGGAACAGACCTCTGCCGCCTCCCAACCCCGGGTAGGCGAACAGGAGTGCGGGCAGCAGTGCCGTCACCAGGGCAGACATCTGTACTTTCACCCTCATGTCCTCTCCTTGTGCGACTGCGGATTGCCGCCGATTCATGGCCGTGCAGGTCCGCTTGACTGGGTAGCCAGTCCGCCCGGGAATAGCGAAGCAGCCGCAGAGATGCGGCTGCTTCGACTGTCAGGAACCGTTATGCCTGGCTTCTCAGGCTCAATGGGACCTGGGTCCCGCTTTCTACTCGCCGAACCGGCTCAGGTCGTCGAAGAAATTGCCAAACTCGACCTGGAGGCTGCCAACGGCTCTCACGTCGCGGTTGGCCACGGAATCGAAGCCGGTGAAGGTGAACGTGGCGTCCGCGAGGTCGACGATGTCGTAGTCAGGTGGCTCAAGAAAGAAGTCGGCGAAGGTCAACTGCTTCCAGACAGCCGGTATGCAGGTCATGTAGAACGTGGTCTGCGACTTTCCGGTGGCGTCGGCCATGACCGCCTGCCCCAGCGGAACCGTTACCTTCGTGTATATGGGGGGGTCATCGCCGCCGGGAGTATTGCTTCTGAAGCTGATGCTCGCCTTGTTGATGGTTGCCTGGTACGGGGTCCAGGTCGGCAGTCCGGCGCCGATCTCGACGTACTGCAGCACGACTTCGACCGAATCAGGCATATACTGGTAGAGAGTGACATAGTCGCTGTCGATCTTGTCGAAGTACTGCAGGAAATCTGAGATGTCGACCCGTAATGAATTGCCGCCATTGATCGAGACAACGCGAAGCACGCTGGCTCGCTCGCAGCCGGCCGTCAGGAGCAGGCCAGCTATGGCGACCACGGTCAAGAGGCCAAGCAGAGAACGACGCATACGGTTCCTCCTTAGTATAAAGCCGTCGCAGAATTTTACCCCGCAGGGGAGCAGTGTCAAGCGGATTCGGAGCTTACGACTGCTGCCTCCCGCCCGGCAATGTCTCCGGGCCGGTGGCGGCACGGCCGTATCCGTCTGATCTGTCCGCTGCCTGGAACGACCGGGCAAAGGGCGAGCCCGGATCGCACGACTGCTGCCTGCATCCGGATCAGAGGAGCAATCGCCAGCTGGCGCAGGCGCAGGCCCCTTGCCCCGGTCCGGTCATGGGAGTGCCGGTTCGCATGTGTTGACTGCCTGGGCCGGTGTGATATTTTCACACGACCCGGTGGTTGCCAATGGCGAGACCCGGTTGGACACAGCGCCTGGTGCGCGAACCGCTCCGGATGCGACGCGTTCACGGACTGAGAGAGATAGTGGAACCAAGGAGGAAGAATGCGAAAGACAGTACTGGCTCTGATGCTCGTGGCGGCGACGGCCGGAGTCGCGCGTGCGGCCCGACCGACAACGGCGACGAACTCTACGTCTGACCCGGTCCGGACCGGGCGGGTCACCGGGCACATCGCCGTACTCTACGACCGGGCGGGCAAGCTGGTGGGTGGTAACAGCGACGCCGTGAGCGGCGACTCGCTCTACTGGAAGAGCTACAACAGCACGACCTACCTTAAATCGTCGGCCAAGGACCATGACCCGGCTCCTGCCGATAGGACGGCGATGGCGTTCCAGGACAATCAGACTGTCGTATGCATGGACCCGAGCGGTGACTATGTCTACGAGGTCCTCGGCAGCACTATGCGGCGGTTCAGTACGACTGACGGTTCGGACACGAGCTTCACGCTTGCGTACCCCGGCAATGGCGCGTGCGGCACCGACGGCCAGTACGTCTACGTTCCCAGAATCGATTCCATCTACAAATACACTACAACCGGAACGTATGTCAACACGACGAAGATCAACTTCTCCACCAACCAGTACGCGTTCGCGGTGACTAATGACACGCTCTGGGCGGGCGACTTCTCGGGCGTCACGTACTACGGGTACGCCTGCGCCAGGTTCGAGGGCGAGTCGCTCAACTATGACGCCACCTGGAACGTGGGTGGCGGTACCGGTGGCGCGGGGATGAACATAGCGTTTGACGGCACGTACTACTACTGGGCGATGGGCGGCTACCAATCGAACACCTTCAAGCGGTTCTACTCCGACCGGACGTTGTACACGGAGGGGATGGTTTCCACCGACTGCCGGGGCGTGATGTGCAAGGTCGTCGGGTCTCCGCGAGCGGACGTGGCCTGCGTCGAGCTCCTCGCGCCGGCCGACACGGTCGACTCGGGCGCGACGATTACACCCCAGGCCGTGATCCGAAACGTCGGCACGACCGACGAGTCCTTTGACGCGTGGTTCAGCATCGGTTCAGACTACGCGGATACGGTTTCCCTGAGGCTGGCGGCGGGTGCGAGCGACACGGTTGAATTCGCCGGCTGGGAGGCGCTCGACCTCGGTACGTTGGCGGTGACTTGTTCTACGATGCTATCGGGCGACGTCGATTCGATGAACGATGCGGTTCACGACTCGGTCGAGGTCGTGCCGTTCACCGGGATTCGCGGGCGTTTTGACACACACGGCTTGTCTTTGCTCGACGAGGTACTTCCGAACCCGACCAGCGGCCGCGTCGCGGTAAGCTACAGGCTTCCGAACCCGACCGAAGTCAGGCTGTCGGTGTACTCGTCGGCTGGCGTCCCGGTGTGGGTCCTGCAGCGCGGGGTGCAGGACGCAGGTCCCCACCAGGTATCATGGGACGGTCGGGACGAGCAGGGTCGCCGCGTAGCAGCGGGCGTGTACCTCCTGCGGCTCGAGGCCGGCAGGCTTGGCGCTACGC
This region includes:
- a CDS encoding T9SS type A sorting domain-containing protein codes for the protein MRKTVLALMLVAATAGVARAARPTTATNSTSDPVRTGRVTGHIAVLYDRAGKLVGGNSDAVSGDSLYWKSYNSTTYLKSSAKDHDPAPADRTAMAFQDNQTVVCMDPSGDYVYEVLGSTMRRFSTTDGSDTSFTLAYPGNGACGTDGQYVYVPRIDSIYKYTTTGTYVNTTKINFSTNQYAFAVTNDTLWAGDFSGVTYYGYACARFEGESLNYDATWNVGGGTGGAGMNIAFDGTYYYWAMGGYQSNTFKRFYSDRTLYTEGMVSTDCRGVMCKVVGSPRADVACVELLAPADTVDSGATITPQAVIRNVGTTDESFDAWFSIGSDYADTVSLRLAAGASDTVEFAGWEALDLGTLAVTCSTMLSGDVDSMNDAVHDSVEVVPFTGIRGRFDTHGLSLLDEVLPNPTSGRVAVSYRLPNPTEVRLSVYSSAGVPVWVLQRGVQDAGPHQVSWDGRDEQGRRVAAGVYLLRLEAGRLGATRKLVVHR